A single region of the Pseudokineococcus lusitanus genome encodes:
- a CDS encoding FluC/FEX family fluoride channel, translated as MGGETPVHRRPAVLLGVLVAGAAGTGLRLAAAVALPHPPVGWPLGTLLVNLVGSACLGALLAGLLRRGPDEGARRVVRVVVGAGLLGGFTTTSALALETAALLGRGQTATALGYALVSLVGGLALAAAGGAAATRLVPAGGGR; from the coding sequence GTGGGCGGGGAGACGCCCGTCCACCGGCGCCCGGCCGTCCTGCTCGGCGTCCTCGTCGCGGGGGCGGCGGGCACGGGCCTGCGCCTGGCGGCCGCCGTGGCGCTGCCGCACCCGCCCGTGGGGTGGCCGCTCGGCACGCTCCTCGTCAACCTCGTCGGGTCGGCCTGCCTCGGCGCCCTCCTGGCCGGGCTGCTCCGCCGCGGCCCGGACGAGGGTGCCCGGCGGGTCGTGCGCGTCGTCGTCGGCGCCGGCCTGCTCGGCGGCTTCACGACGACGAGCGCGCTGGCGCTGGAGACGGCGGCGCTCCTCGGGCGCGGGCAGACGGCCACGGCGCTCGGGTACGCGCTCGTGTCCCTCGTCGGGGGGCTGGCCCTGGCCGCCGCCGGGGGCGCGGCCGCGACGCGCCTCGTCCCGGCCGGGGGCGGCCGGTGA
- a CDS encoding FluC/FEX family fluoride channel, with amino-acid sequence MSGLTAGAVVLVCLAGGVGAVVRVVVDGEIRARTGRALGTGVVNVVGSLVIGLATGLLPGPGGSALLVVVATGFCGGLTTFGTAVVEVLRLAGARRPRAALAAAAVTVGLSTAAAGAGLALGRALG; translated from the coding sequence GTGAGCGGGCTCACGGCCGGCGCCGTGGTGCTCGTCTGCCTCGCCGGGGGCGTGGGCGCCGTCGTGCGGGTGGTCGTCGACGGCGAGATCCGGGCCCGGACCGGCCGCGCGCTCGGCACGGGGGTGGTCAACGTCGTCGGCTCCCTCGTCATCGGCCTCGCCACCGGGCTGCTGCCCGGACCCGGCGGGTCCGCCCTGCTGGTCGTCGTCGCCACCGGCTTCTGCGGGGGGCTCACGACCTTCGGGACGGCGGTCGTCGAGGTGCTGCGGCTGGCCGGGGCCCGTCGACCACGGGCGGCCCTCGCCGCCGCCGCGGTCACCGTGGGGCTGAGCACCGCGGCCGCCGGGGCGGGGCTGGCCCTCGGGCGTGCCCTCGGCTGA
- a CDS encoding plastocyanin/azurin family copper-binding protein, whose amino-acid sequence MQQRPTRSARTVGVLAAVVLAGGLAACGSDGTGTGEAGTAVTTAPPSTPAQSGEPGTAEPTSGASEGSATRLTAVLGEPDDPDAFVIGLVDADGEEVTELPAGDYVIEVSDQTDLHNWHLTGPGGVDESTDVTGTEDTTFEVTLEPGTYEYVCDPHPNMTGTFDVV is encoded by the coding sequence GTGCAGCAGCGCCCCACCCGCAGCGCCCGGACGGTCGGCGTCCTCGCCGCCGTCGTCCTCGCCGGCGGCCTCGCGGCCTGCGGCTCCGACGGCACCGGGACCGGCGAGGCCGGGACGGCCGTGACGACCGCGCCGCCGTCGACGCCGGCGCAGAGCGGCGAGCCCGGGACGGCGGAGCCGACGTCGGGGGCCTCCGAGGGGTCGGCGACCCGTCTCACCGCCGTGCTGGGGGAGCCCGACGACCCCGACGCGTTCGTCATCGGCCTCGTCGACGCCGACGGCGAGGAGGTCACCGAGCTGCCGGCCGGCGACTACGTCATCGAGGTCAGCGACCAGACGGACCTCCACAACTGGCACCTCACGGGTCCGGGCGGGGTGGACGAGTCGACCGACGTGACCGGCACCGAGGACACGACCTTCGAGGTGACGCTCGAGCCGGGCACGTACGAGTACGTCTGCGACCCGCACCCGAACATGACCGGGACCTTCGACGTCGTCTGA